From the genome of Periplaneta americana isolate PAMFEO1 chromosome 17, P.americana_PAMFEO1_priV1, whole genome shotgun sequence:
GGTATAGTAATTGTTTACATCCTGAAGTGGTGGTCGAAGGAATGAATATGtgatacaattaaataataaaataggaaaagagAATAATTAGATACTTAGAGTACTGACATTCTACTGAAGATATCATTATCTTCTGTACCAAAGCGTGCAGGATAATTTTCTCTTTATCCTTAGACTTCTTGCATATATAAGGAATTTCCCACCAtcgagttagaatttataaaacagttatattaccggttgttctttatggttgtgaaacttggattctcactttgagagaggaactaggttaaaggtgtttgagaataaggtgcttaggaaaatattggggctaaaagggattatgttacaggagaatggagaaagttacacaatgaagAACtatacgtattgtattcttcaactgacataattaggaacattaaatccagacgtttgagatgggcaggacatgtggcacgtatgggcgaatccagaaatgcatatagagtgttagttgggaggccggagggaaaaagacctttggggaggccaagacgtatatgggaagataatattaaaatggatttgagggaggtgggatatgatgacagagactggattgatgttgctcaggatagggacctatggtgggcttatgtgagggcagcaatgaacttttgggttccttaaaagccagtaagtaagtaagttgacaacaattcagaatattattgtttttacaaaatatgctaatttggggCTTTATGccacaaaatcctgaaaatatggtACATTGCATGATAAATAATGTATTACATACACGAAcacctgaaatatgcaaaaatataggGGAAGGTAGCTATCAATGGACCACCTaccaatttcttattttatctaacaaagaCAGTGCCTTAAAATTCTGTTCATAGGCTTGAACAATTACATTACTAATAAGGAATGATAAAATAAAGTTTCAGGGCTACATCCTACTTATATCTGTTTAAAGATTGGGTCATTTAATATTCAGCTATTGGTTCAATGAAGGCGACAGGGTCCTATGACTGgaccaaaagataaattttaaaaatatatcaaaataatgtcaacaaagaAAAAGTCATAATAATATAGATTCGATTAATGGATGTTGAACTTAATTTCAATCCAATTGTAATCGTATTTTGAagttgaaaatatgaaaaacacagtccttgccatttcaatattttaaaattttaggctatttcaaattagctaataaattagttaaaaatgttagtacacAACTTTAAGTTACAACATAATGATGTGAttgtacatataaaattattttctgaagtcttAGATTATTCCTATACTGTAAATAAAACAGTCTTCCTTTTCAAGACATACATTACATGCCACACGAAGAATTTCTTTTGACCCTGCCTAATATTTGTACAAGCTTCATTTACCATTTCCTGCAAGACATATACTGAATTACATTTTCCTCGAAGGTTTCTTCACACATGAAACAAAACCAGGAGTCTTGATTTTGATTACTTCCTGAAGGGAATTGGTTTCCatccattttaaaatgcagtccattcatgggaactcCAGCTGGTCCTTCCATAGTGACTTCGCCATTTTCTAATCACACTTCAAGAGtgctgaagaggttatacaaAATGTATGAATATACAACTAAAAGGAAGCAGACAGAATACTGCTTCCACTATATACGTAATTTCATAACTAAATGTCATTAAGCCAATCTACTTTGCACgtaaagttactttaaaattacagtagaAATGACAAAAACATATCTGAGCTTCATGTTCAGCCCACGTGTTTGCTGCCACCACCAAAGACAACTCAGGAGTGACATACATGAGGGGGAGCCTTGAGGTGACGTTTAACGCATACGCAGGCAAAATGACCAAGAATATGGCAACGGTCCGTTGAAAGCAGCGGTTCATCGATCGCTACTCTCCTCTATACAATTAATTTTGAGTATTCGTCATTACAGTCTttcaaaacatgtataaaatggGGGGGAGCAAAAATATGCAGTTGCATACGACTCCTCGCCCTATTAATAAGTTGTGCCATTCACTGAAAGCCAGTGAATGGAATtacacatgcttaacgatcaagtttattttgtttcttgcagagTTTATGATCACAGAGACGCAAAATGGAATGCGAGATTCAACACCCATGCCAGGTCCTGTGCCAGCTGCTGTGCCAGATCCTGTGCCACGTGCTGTGCCACCTGCCGAGCCAGATACAGTGCCAGTTGCTGTGCCAGCACCTGTACTAGATCCTGTGCCAGCTTCCGTGCCGGCAGCCATGCTAGATCCTATGCCAACTGCCGTGCCAGATACTGTGCCAGAAGCCGTGCCATCTTCTGTGCCAGCAGCCGTGACAGATTCTTTGCCATCTGCCATACCAGATCTTGTGCCAGCTGCCATGCCAGAGCCTGTGCCAACTGTCGTGACAGATACTGTGCCAGATGCAGAGCCAGCAGCCGTGACAGATTCTGTTCCATCTGCCGTGCCAGAACCTGTGTCAGCTGTCGTGCCAGATGCAGAGCCAGCAGCCGTGACAGATTCTGTGACATCTGCCGTGACAGATTCTGTGCCAGCTGCCATGCCAGAATCTGTGCCAGCTGTCGTGCCAGATACTGTGCCAGCAGCCGTGCCAGATGCAGAGCCAGCAGCCGTGACAGATTCTGTGGCATCTGCCGTGACAGATTCTGTGCCAGCTGCCGTGCCAGAATCTGTGCCAGCTGTCGTGCCAGATACTGTGCCAGCAGCCGTGCCAGATGCAGAGCCAGCAGCCGTGACAGATTCTGTGCCAGCTGCTGTGCCAGAACCTGTGCCAGCTGTTGTGCCAGATACTGTGCCAGCAGCTGTGCCAGATGCAGAATCAGCAGCTGTGACAGAATCTGTGCCATCTGCTGTGCCAGATCCTGTGCCAGCTGCCGTGCCAGATACTGTGCCAGCTGCCGTGACAGATACTGTGCCAGCAGCCGTGCCAGATGCAGAGCCAGCAGCCGTGACAGATTTTGTACCATCTGCTGTGCCATATCCTGTGCCAGCTGCCATGACAGATACTGTGCCAGATGCCGAGCCTGACCGTGTGCCAGCTGCCTTGCCAGGTCCTGTGCTAACGGCCATGCCAGATCTCATGCTAGCCGTATCAGCAgaagaaggagaacaaggtaagGACAGAAGTAGGAAGAGTGGCTGCTGTACGTGTTTCAGGTATGTATATCGTAGACTTCGTCGTCTTTTTAGGCGCAAGTCATAAATTTTATGTCTAACAAtaagagccattttcagatagaTCACCCTGGGTGTGTTCATGTGTTTCCCTCCCCATTTGTCCATAGTTAAGCAATTTGGTTACGCTAATGGTAAATTATGTAGACCTACACTCCTTAATGTTTCCAACCATTAAAACTTAACACGGGCCCTAACCATCACGCCATGCATCAGTTTTTTGTGGATCTCACAGATTTTCAACTTAGTTTCCACGATGTCTCTCCATTTATTTCCCTCCGTTTTTTGTGTCTCATACAGTTCCGCTAACATCTGGTAGTAAAAATTCAAAGTTGCTCTCGTTTCCTGAGCTCGCTGAATCCCTGCGGCCTGATAAAAGGATTTGAAACCTGGCTTTATTACTTTTAATCCATTTTTCCattatattgaattttgaatttctgACCCTTCTGTTTAATGTTTcgaaatattgaacaaattgGTCTGTATACTCCGGTATAAACAATAAAGAGTCGTTCAGTTTCCAATAGCTTTTCCCAAAGAGGGGAAGTTGTGTATTTGTCTGCATGGAAAGACAGACACAATCATGATCCGAAAAAGGTGTCGGTATCACTTGTATTCTGTATACGTCTGTTGAATGCGGTCGCGTGATATAAAATCGATCTAATCTGGACGAAACATTCTGTCGACGGAAAGTATATTCTACATCATTACCATGAAAGAGTTCCCAGGTATCCATTAATTGTAGTTCTCTTGTTAAATTTTCTAATGCTGGCGATGGGTTATATTTgcctgtctggtcttttgcgtgtAATACACAATTCCAATCTCCACCTATAAGTAATCGATTGTATCGATGGCGAAGGTAGAAAGGAATTTCTTTACTAATAAAATTCTCTCTCTCCTGACGATAGTTCGTTCCCTAAGGcaggtaaacatttataaattgtgtattgttaatattcatGGAAATGACTCTGCCACTAGGATGTGTTTCCACTTGCACAATATTCATTCCCGCACGATAAATAATTGCAGTGCCACGATTATTCTCGTCGGTGTTTACAACATATTCATATTGCGGACCCAAAaaatcgaaattatcattgtttactTCTTGCAATAAAAACACATCGATATCATTTTGCCTAATTAAAGCGTTAAGTAAGTGTTGTTTGTGTTTACCTTGTATACAATTGACATATTTTACGCATATTTGCGTAATATTACCATCGAATTGAAAATCCAGAAGGCTGTAAGaataaacaaactagacaatggacGTACATACATCCTACATATTTAACATGTCCAAGTCTGTAATAACCTCAACAGTGGTGGTAAAGATTATAAAGCCCTTTCTGAGTCAATTTTGCTTCAGCACCGTCTTTCTTGTTGCTGTCTTTGAATAGCTGTTGTTTGTGTTTCCCTTGCATACAATCGATATTTAAAGTAACGTATTTTCGTACTATTACCGTCGCATGGGAATCGAGCAAGCTGGCAACATAAACAAACACACAAGACCACAGACGTTCATACAACCTACATATTTAACATGTCCAAGTCTGTATACCTCAACAGTGGTAGTAATGTTTATATGTCGTTTCTGAATCGATTTTGCTTCTACACCCTCTTTCTGGTTGCTCTCTTTGACTGACTGTTGTTTATGTTTCCCTTGAATATAATTGACATTTAAGGTACCGTATTTGCGTAATATTACCATCGAATGGAAAATACATAATGCTGTAAACATAAAGAAACAGGACCGCGGACGTACATACCTCCTACACATCTAACATGTCCAAGTCAGTAATACCCTCGACAGTggttgtattgtttatattcccCTTCTGAGTCGATTTCCCTTCAGCACCCTGTTTCTTGTTGCTCTCTTTGGTACGTCCATATATAGCATATGGATGTGGTCTTGTTGGACTATTCTTTGTTTTACTACTCGGATTTACATGTGGCGAGTTTTTATCTGTGGCTGCATTACTGGGCCCCGCGTCTCGACTTCGCAAACATGTATCCCTTGAAGTTTCCTGTTGTGTTGTGGGTTTTAGTTTTTTCGATGGAGTTTCCATTGGTTCTTCTACTTGTAAAGTACGGCTTACCTCGAGTGATGGCTCTCCGAACTGCGAGGGTGACTTCGATTCTGGCGGGATTACTGTTGTTTCCATTAACTCCAGAGCTgcatttcgtccatctgttttgACCTCCTCTGCTGTTGTATCCTCTGTCCGGTCTATTGTCTCCAACGTAGGCTGCTCTGTCCTGTCGGTCACTACATTTGTGACCTCTGCTGTCTCGGAAGATGTATCTGTATCGTCCTCCTTTTGCTCCACGGGCCGTGTCATCGTTCGCTCTTCTTTTGATGTCGATGTTCCTTGTGAAGATCTTCCCATAACAATGTCACTCAATAACAATTTCCGTGACTGAACACTCACTGGTAAAGTTGTTTTCCTTCGTGGGCACTCTTCTTTTTTGTGATCAGGCTCATGGCACACAACACATAAAATCGGTTGACCAGTGTATGTGACATGTGCATTATAGCCTGCTATCGGCACTGAGCCTGGAATATTTTGTTTCACTTCCATCTTTAAAGCACGGATACCGTTATTAACGGGAAATGGGAATGCTGTGCTCCATTGTTCGTTTCTCACTGAATGGATAACACCATACCTAGTGAAAGCTGTCGTCACCATTGAGTTCGGCACCTCGGGAGGAAGGTTAAATACTCTAACTGCTATAGCAGGAGAATCAGCTTTACTAATTTTAATTTGCGTTTGTTCACCATTGCcgtatttaaactttgtttcaccTTCATGTTTTTGCACTATTTTCTCATACACAGTTGGCGATATCACTTTTATATACAACGATTTTTCTTGCATATTCATCTGCAACATATCTACTTGATCTGTGTTTATGTTCAGAGTTTGTTGTATCCACACGTGTAACTCCATCGCCATTTGGGCGTGGGGCACTTGCTTCATATTGAACTTTTATTGTGTTAACACGACGTATAGTAGCCATGTTCTGTTCAAATTGTTCATTGCACTGTCTTTATAACACTCggaaaaataaaacacacaaaaaaaaacttacaaaataaatatatgaacgcAAAAACACTATATATGTAAGAACAAATACACTGGATGTGCACTGTTGTTTATTACGCGACCAAACGACTCGGCACTGTACTCATTCAGCATCTCGAGCGTACACCATTCAACCGTACTCTACCGTGGTCAGAGCCACACTGTGTATTGAGAACCAACTATATTAGTTGTACAATTTTGTCTCACTGTGTCAAATAggattttcaaaataaaagaaagtaactGTATTAGGTATAGTAATACTGTCGAAAGCATAGTTTGTAcagtttatttttacaatatgataataaataaaaatcaatggaacagttgtatgatcacattcataaaaatcattaaaaatttaaaatacagacaGGTTTCGGTGTTGTATGCTACCTCATCTTGTGTGGGAACTGCAATGATATGataataaattgttaattatGATTAAAACTGATTACATTAAagctcacacctgtggagtaatggttagtgcgtCTGTTTGAGTAGGTTTCCTGTAAATACTATACTGTAAAttattatcttttctttcttttgttaagttcaaaaaatttattttattatctatttcatCTTTCGTGAATTGAATATCAGAATGTAGGGTGCTTATATTCTCTAATAATTGTTGTGAGGTAGTGTTGTGATATATTAATAAAGTATCATCAATAT
Proteins encoded in this window:
- the LOC138692964 gene encoding calphotin-like, which encodes MLPEEFMITETQNGMRDSTPMPGPVPAAVPDPVPRAVPPAEPDTVPVAVPAPVLDPVPASVPAAMLDPMPTAVPDTVPEAVPSSVPAAVTDSLPSAIPDLVPAAMPEPVPTVVTDTVPDAEPAAVTDSVPSAVPEPVSAVVPDAEPAAVTDSVTSAVTDSVPAAMPESVPAVVPDTVPAAVPDAEPAAVTDSVASAVTDSVPAAVPESVPAVVPDTVPAAVPDAEPAAVTDSVPAAVPEPVPAVVPDTVPAAVPDAESAAVTESVPSAVPDPVPAAVPDTVPAAVTDTVPAAVPDAEPAAVTDFVPSAVPYPVPAAMTDTVPDAEPDRVPAALPGPVLTAMPDLMLAVSAEEGEQGRDN